In the genome of Pseudopipra pipra isolate bDixPip1 chromosome 4, bDixPip1.hap1, whole genome shotgun sequence, one region contains:
- the PPP1R3B gene encoding protein phosphatase 1 regulatory subunit 3B isoform X2 codes for MAVDVAMQLYLCSSPLRREKCACKTAPKPSKPLRPCIQLSSKAALNGPEEATSSFTHNKVKKRVSFADSRGFALTMVKVFSEFDDPLDIPFNITELIDNIVGLTTAEKDSFVLDFVQPSVDYLAFRNRLETDCVCLENCVLKERSVVGTVKVKNLAFEKTVKIRMTFDTWKSFVDYPCQYVKDTYGGSDRDTFSFDINLPEGIQSHERVEFAISFECNGKMYWDNNRGTNYRITWSTLKSAQEAIPPPQGPDFGCAFDRFGSPQCSYGLFPEWPSYSGFEKLGPYY; via the coding sequence ATGGCTGTGGATGTAGCAATGCAGCTGTACCTGTGCTCTTCACCCTTGCGAAGAGAGAAGTGTGCCTGCAAAACTGCTCCAAAGCCAAGCAAGCCATTGCGACCCTGCATCCAGCTGAGTAGCAAGGCTGCACTGAATGGGCCAGAAGAGGCAACAAGCTCCTTCACACACAACAAAGTGAAGAAGAGGGTGTCATTTGCAGATAGCAGAGGCTTTGCTCTGACGATGGTGAAGGTGTTCTCGGAGTTTGATGATCCACTAGATATTCCTTTCAACATCACAGAGCTGATAGACAATATTGTGGGTCTGACAACAGCGGAGAAGGACAGCTTTGTCCTGGATTTTGTTCAGCCCTCTGTGGACTACCTGGCCTTCAGAAACCGCCTTGAGACAGACTGTGTTTGCCTTGAAAACTGTGTGCTAAAGGAGCGATCTGTTGTCGGAACGGTGAAGGTGAAGAACCTCGCTTTTGAAAAGACCGTGAAGATCCGAATGACGTTTGACACCTGGAAAAGCTTTGTAGATTACCCGTGCCAGTACGTCAAGGATACGTATGGAGGGTCAGATCGGGACACATTTTCCTTTGACATCAACTTGCCTGAGGGAATTCAATCACACGAAAGAGTCGAGTTTGCCATTTCCTTTGAGTGCAATGGGAAGATGTACTGGGACAACAACAGGGGCACAAATTACAGGATCACATGGTCAACACTGAAGTCTGCTCAGGAAGCCATCCCTCCCCCACAGGGCCCTGACTTTGGCTGTGCGTTTGACCGGTTCGGGAGCCCTCAGTGCTCCTATGGCCTCTTTCCTGAGTGGCCCAGTTATTCAGGCTTCGAGAAGCTCGGGCCCTACTATTGA
- the PPP1R3B gene encoding protein phosphatase 1 regulatory subunit 3B isoform X1 — protein sequence MHCTRVLDYFPHKQAMAVDVAMQLYLCSSPLRREKCACKTAPKPSKPLRPCIQLSSKAALNGPEEATSSFTHNKVKKRVSFADSRGFALTMVKVFSEFDDPLDIPFNITELIDNIVGLTTAEKDSFVLDFVQPSVDYLAFRNRLETDCVCLENCVLKERSVVGTVKVKNLAFEKTVKIRMTFDTWKSFVDYPCQYVKDTYGGSDRDTFSFDINLPEGIQSHERVEFAISFECNGKMYWDNNRGTNYRITWSTLKSAQEAIPPPQGPDFGCAFDRFGSPQCSYGLFPEWPSYSGFEKLGPYY from the coding sequence AGTATTAGACTATTTTCCTCACAAGCAAGCAATGGCTGTGGATGTAGCAATGCAGCTGTACCTGTGCTCTTCACCCTTGCGAAGAGAGAAGTGTGCCTGCAAAACTGCTCCAAAGCCAAGCAAGCCATTGCGACCCTGCATCCAGCTGAGTAGCAAGGCTGCACTGAATGGGCCAGAAGAGGCAACAAGCTCCTTCACACACAACAAAGTGAAGAAGAGGGTGTCATTTGCAGATAGCAGAGGCTTTGCTCTGACGATGGTGAAGGTGTTCTCGGAGTTTGATGATCCACTAGATATTCCTTTCAACATCACAGAGCTGATAGACAATATTGTGGGTCTGACAACAGCGGAGAAGGACAGCTTTGTCCTGGATTTTGTTCAGCCCTCTGTGGACTACCTGGCCTTCAGAAACCGCCTTGAGACAGACTGTGTTTGCCTTGAAAACTGTGTGCTAAAGGAGCGATCTGTTGTCGGAACGGTGAAGGTGAAGAACCTCGCTTTTGAAAAGACCGTGAAGATCCGAATGACGTTTGACACCTGGAAAAGCTTTGTAGATTACCCGTGCCAGTACGTCAAGGATACGTATGGAGGGTCAGATCGGGACACATTTTCCTTTGACATCAACTTGCCTGAGGGAATTCAATCACACGAAAGAGTCGAGTTTGCCATTTCCTTTGAGTGCAATGGGAAGATGTACTGGGACAACAACAGGGGCACAAATTACAGGATCACATGGTCAACACTGAAGTCTGCTCAGGAAGCCATCCCTCCCCCACAGGGCCCTGACTTTGGCTGTGCGTTTGACCGGTTCGGGAGCCCTCAGTGCTCCTATGGCCTCTTTCCTGAGTGGCCCAGTTATTCAGGCTTCGAGAAGCTCGGGCCCTACTATTGA